Genomic DNA from Thalassoroseus pseudoceratinae:
GTGAATATCGACCTGATCGCCGGCATGATTGGCGAAACCGATGAGAACTGGCGGGAATGTTATGAAAAAGCTGCCGAGATGCAGCCGGACAACATCACCATTTATCAGATGGAACTGCCGCACAACACAATCATCTCGCAAGAGATGAAGGAACTCGGTGTGACGTCCCCGATCGCCAATTGGGAAACGAAACGACGCTGGGTCGATGAGGCGATGAACTATCTCGCCGAATATGGGTATCACGCGTCGAGCGGAAACGAACTGATTCGCAACCCTGAAACCGATCGGTTCATCTACCGCGACAATCTCTTTCGAGGGTCGGATATCCTAGCCACCGGTGTCTCATCGTTCGGCCATTTCCAGGGCGTCCATTACCAGAACCTGGATAAGATCGATGAGTATATGGACACGATTGCAACCGGTGTCTTGCCAGTGAATCGGGCGCTTGTCCCGACGGATCATCAACGCCTCATCCGGGAATTTGTGCTACAAATGAAAGAAGGCAAAGTGTCTTTGCCGCCTTTGCAAGAAAAGTTTGGAGTCGATATTCGCGCGGAGTTTTCAGACGCTCTCTCGAACCAACAATCCGCAGGATATCTCAAGGTTGAAGATGATCGGGTCACCTTGACTCGCAAGGGGCTGCTGCAAGTTGACAGCCTCCTGACCGAGTATTTTGAACCGCAACACCGTTCGGTTCGCTACACCTGATCGAAATACCGTCCCCGCCAGATATGTTGGTTTTCTCTTTGACTCGCTTGAGGTGGCTTGGTGAATCCGCTTGATGAACTCAATCAACTTACGGCTCTATTCCCTAGCGAAGAACCATTGATCGCCAAAGCGGAGCACGTGGCGGGAGCATTGGTGCCAGAACCGTATCAGCAGTTGTTGGTGCACAATTCTCACATGACCGTCAGCATGGAGCG
This window encodes:
- a CDS encoding coproporphyrinogen-III oxidase family protein, with translation MTTDTSATTEVGSYFISNYPPFSQWKNDYVPSALEALNQEPDASIPLGLYMHIPFCRKRCKFCYFRVYTQQNAKTIEKYVQSLEREFAILADKPGVRGRDLDFAYFGGGTPSYLSSKQLRSLRDRLTEHLSWETAREVTFECEPGTLNEDKVKTLKEIGVTRVSLGVENFNDTILEANGRAHLSPEVLKAYDWIQNAGFPQVNIDLIAGMIGETDENWRECYEKAAEMQPDNITIYQMELPHNTIISQEMKELGVTSPIANWETKRRWVDEAMNYLAEYGYHASSGNELIRNPETDRFIYRDNLFRGSDILATGVSSFGHFQGVHYQNLDKIDEYMDTIATGVLPVNRALVPTDHQRLIREFVLQMKEGKVSLPPLQEKFGVDIRAEFSDALSNQQSAGYLKVEDDRVTLTRKGLLQVDSLLTEYFEPQHRSVRYT